A window from Alkalicoccobacillus plakortidis encodes these proteins:
- a CDS encoding spore coat protein GerQ, producing MYQQPWNYNYQANGYYDQYYRQQPQQGQGQGQPAPYFSAQNYQTPGFAQQAQAGATPAEGGSSLPIEQSFIENILRLNRGKNVIVHQTFEGNDEWGARVFRGRLEEAWT from the coding sequence GTGTATCAGCAGCCTTGGAATTATAATTATCAAGCGAATGGTTATTATGATCAGTATTACCGTCAACAGCCTCAGCAAGGTCAAGGGCAAGGACAGCCAGCACCTTACTTCTCGGCTCAGAACTATCAGACTCCTGGATTTGCACAGCAAGCTCAGGCTGGTGCTACACCTGCAGAAGGGGGCTCCTCTCTGCCTATTGAGCAATCGTTTATCGAAAATATTCTTCGGTTAAATCGCGGGAAGAATGTGATTGTTCATCAAACGTTTGAAGGCAATGATGAGTGGGGTGCTCGTGTGTTCCGCGGGCGGCTTGAGGAAGCTTGGACGTGA
- the putP gene encoding sodium/proline symporter PutP, which produces MNGYLTGSIVVYMVAMLLIGYYAYKRTSSHSDYMLGGRGLTPGVAALSAGASDMSGWLLMGLPGAIFDEGFRAAWIAIGLSLGAYLNWLYVAPRLRTFTEVANNSITIPGYFENRFGDRTRVLRIFSSLVILIFFTFYIASGMVAGGVLFENVLNMNYTTGILVLVGVTLVYTLVGGFLAVSWTDVVQGMIMMVALVLVPIVTLITLGGPTEAVSEVRAIDPSMLNLFTGMSAIGIISFLGWGLGYFGQPHIIVRFMALTTSKGAKKARHIGMSWMIISLLGAVFTGMIGLAYYAQQGMEIADPETIFIQLGNILFHPIITGFILAALLAAVMSTVSSQLLVTSSSLTDDLYKTFFRRQASEKELVAVGRIAVFIITAFALSIAWVQPSSILDMVSYAWVGFGASFGPVVLLSLFWRRMNTWGALAGIISGAVVVVIWSQFDFSSRIGLSENLYELIPGFIVSVIMIYAVSLLTAAPTSKTVEQFDEVKRLS; this is translated from the coding sequence GTGAACGGATATTTAACTGGATCGATTGTTGTGTATATGGTGGCGATGCTATTGATTGGCTATTATGCCTATAAGCGTACGTCATCGCACTCAGATTACATGCTGGGTGGAAGAGGATTAACACCAGGTGTTGCGGCACTTAGTGCAGGGGCGTCAGACATGAGTGGTTGGCTGCTTATGGGACTGCCGGGTGCAATATTCGATGAAGGATTTCGTGCAGCTTGGATTGCGATTGGACTATCGTTAGGTGCCTACTTAAATTGGTTATATGTGGCGCCACGCTTGCGAACTTTTACAGAGGTTGCGAATAACTCGATTACCATCCCTGGTTATTTTGAGAATCGCTTTGGTGATCGAACGAGAGTATTACGGATTTTTTCAAGTCTTGTCATTTTAATCTTTTTTACCTTTTATATTGCTTCAGGTATGGTTGCTGGTGGAGTACTATTTGAAAATGTACTCAATATGAACTATACAACAGGTATTTTAGTATTAGTTGGTGTCACGCTTGTCTATACGCTAGTTGGAGGATTTTTGGCTGTTAGCTGGACAGATGTTGTGCAAGGTATGATTATGATGGTTGCCTTGGTTCTTGTACCAATTGTGACTCTGATTACATTAGGAGGACCAACTGAGGCAGTAAGTGAAGTTCGTGCAATTGATCCCAGTATGTTAAATTTATTTACCGGTATGAGTGCAATAGGTATTATCTCATTTCTTGGATGGGGATTAGGCTATTTCGGTCAGCCGCATATTATTGTTCGCTTTATGGCTTTGACTACGTCTAAAGGAGCTAAAAAAGCACGGCACATTGGGATGAGCTGGATGATTATTTCACTATTAGGCGCAGTTTTCACTGGAATGATTGGCCTTGCTTATTATGCACAGCAAGGGATGGAAATTGCCGATCCAGAAACAATTTTTATTCAATTAGGAAATATTTTATTCCATCCAATTATTACTGGATTTATTCTTGCGGCACTTTTAGCTGCGGTTATGAGTACCGTTTCGTCACAACTATTAGTGACATCTAGTTCGTTGACAGACGACTTGTACAAAACCTTTTTCCGACGCCAAGCTTCGGAAAAAGAGCTGGTGGCAGTAGGAAGAATAGCGGTATTTATCATTACAGCTTTTGCGCTAAGTATTGCGTGGGTGCAACCAAGCTCCATTTTAGACATGGTAAGTTATGCTTGGGTTGGATTTGGTGCATCATTTGGCCCTGTTGTACTACTTAGCCTATTCTGGCGCAGAATGAATACATGGGGAGCATTGGCAGGTATCATATCAGGGGCGGTCGTTGTTGTCATTTGGTCTCAATTTGATTTTTCAAGCAGAATTGGATTATCGGAAAATCTGTATGAGCTGATCCCTGGTTTTATTGTCAGTGTCATCATGATTTATGCAGTGAGTTTGTTAACCGCAGCACCGACTTCAAAAACAGTTGAGCAATTTGATGAAGTAAAAAGACTTTCGTAA
- a CDS encoding 3'-5' exonuclease encodes MMNNMIQLVKQLSTKLSPGIYTSSQQQSAANQLAHVREIQRQLKQHDVLDNPLSTLPFVVFDLETSGFNPDVGDSILSIGAVKMVGSTILEEDTFYSTVKPKKQPSEEILALTGLTNEELQDSPQLVDVLTSFYQFIGDATLVAHHASHEKRFMAHATWQTLRLTFQHRLVDTSFLTRVVAPDQELVTLDECCAYYNIKTSNRHHAMSDAVLAAKLWRENVVKAESLGFHSLRDVYVHLAKGK; translated from the coding sequence ATGATGAATAACATGATTCAGCTTGTTAAGCAGCTTTCGACTAAATTAAGCCCTGGCATATATACGTCGTCGCAACAACAGTCGGCAGCGAATCAATTAGCTCATGTTCGTGAAATTCAACGACAACTTAAGCAGCATGATGTGTTGGATAACCCACTCTCTACTTTACCTTTTGTGGTTTTTGATCTTGAAACGAGTGGTTTTAATCCTGATGTTGGCGATAGTATTTTATCGATAGGCGCCGTGAAAATGGTGGGTTCAACGATATTAGAAGAAGATACTTTTTACTCTACCGTAAAGCCTAAAAAACAACCTTCTGAGGAGATCCTTGCATTGACTGGATTAACAAATGAGGAATTACAGGATTCTCCGCAACTTGTTGATGTCCTGACTTCATTTTATCAGTTTATTGGAGATGCGACTCTTGTAGCCCATCATGCAAGCCATGAAAAACGATTTATGGCTCATGCCACTTGGCAAACATTACGTCTTACTTTTCAACATCGACTTGTGGATACATCGTTTCTAACAAGAGTGGTAGCACCTGATCAAGAGTTGGTTACTCTTGATGAATGCTGTGCTTATTACAACATTAAAACAAGTAATCGACATCATGCTATGTCAGATGCGGTTCTTGCTGCTAAGCTATGGCGTGAAAATGTTGTAAAGGCAGAGTCACTGGGCTTCCATTCATTACGAGATGTGTATGTACACTTAGCTAAAGGTAAGTAG
- a CDS encoding DUF423 domain-containing protein encodes MVKLFLLIGSIVMALGVGIGAFGAHGLEPRISERMMKNYQTGVQYHMIHGLGIIAVALAGMKMTSSSLLTGAGWAFLIGIIFFSGSLYVMALTGITKLGAITPIGGLAFIIGWILLGTFAVRSL; translated from the coding sequence ATGGTTAAATTATTCTTGTTAATCGGAAGCATCGTAATGGCTCTAGGAGTAGGTATTGGGGCATTTGGTGCTCATGGATTAGAACCTAGAATCTCAGAACGTATGATGAAAAATTACCAAACAGGTGTGCAATACCACATGATTCACGGCCTCGGCATAATAGCTGTTGCCCTAGCAGGTATGAAGATGACATCCTCATCGTTATTAACAGGAGCAGGATGGGCCTTCCTTATTGGAATCATCTTCTTTTCCGGTAGCCTCTACGTCATGGCTCTAACAGGCATTACAAAACTCGGTGCCATCACACCAATCGGAGGCCTAGCATTTATCATAGGCTGGATCCTACTAGGCACATTTGCCGTGAGGTCCTTATAA
- a CDS encoding GNAT family N-acetyltransferase, translating to MNNVTVRPYTLADYQALLQIQKEAFPPPFPSELWWQEAHIQSHVDTFPEGALLAEVNGVAAGSATSLLVDYDGKDHTWDEISDLGFIRRSHKPSGDSLYGIDLCVRPSMRGQGVAQALYEARKQTVRDFKLKRFIAACRIPGYHHHAEELSVQEYVQSVQMETLKDQVLTFMLKQGLNPISILPNYVEDTESLDYAVLVEWLR from the coding sequence ATGAATAACGTGACCGTGCGCCCTTATACACTAGCTGATTATCAGGCCTTATTACAAATACAAAAAGAAGCGTTTCCTCCACCATTCCCTTCAGAGCTTTGGTGGCAAGAAGCGCACATTCAAAGCCATGTCGATACGTTTCCCGAGGGTGCATTACTAGCCGAGGTGAACGGAGTTGCTGCTGGATCTGCCACCTCACTCCTTGTAGATTATGATGGCAAGGACCACACTTGGGATGAAATCTCTGACTTGGGATTTATCCGGCGCAGTCATAAGCCAAGTGGCGATAGCTTATATGGAATTGACCTTTGTGTCAGGCCCAGTATGCGTGGACAAGGGGTCGCTCAAGCTTTATATGAAGCACGTAAACAAACGGTACGCGACTTTAAACTAAAGCGATTTATCGCGGCATGTCGCATTCCAGGCTACCATCACCACGCCGAAGAACTGTCAGTACAAGAGTATGTGCAATCAGTTCAAATGGAAACACTTAAAGATCAGGTCTTAACATTTATGCTTAAGCAAGGCTTAAACCCGATCTCCATTCTTCCTAACTATGTTGAAGATACAGAGTCACTTGACTACGCTGTTTTAGTTGAATGGTTGCGATAG
- a CDS encoding GntR family transcriptional regulator, whose product MKLPIQLDESSRSPIYHQIEEQIKALIVSGHLEQGSSLPSIRVLSKDLACSVITTKRAYHNLEEKGLIRTLQGKGTFVADIDTGARQLAKVETVERGLMHAIHTGRQHNYSDADLVKLFKELLKK is encoded by the coding sequence ATGAAGCTTCCTATACAGCTTGATGAATCAAGCCGTTCTCCGATTTATCATCAGATTGAAGAACAAATTAAGGCGTTAATTGTTTCGGGGCATTTGGAGCAGGGTTCAAGTCTTCCTTCTATTAGAGTATTGTCGAAGGATCTTGCCTGTAGTGTGATAACAACAAAGCGTGCATACCACAATCTTGAAGAGAAGGGATTGATCCGAACCTTGCAGGGAAAAGGGACGTTTGTTGCAGATATTGATACAGGAGCGAGGCAGTTAGCAAAAGTAGAGACAGTGGAGCGAGGACTAATGCATGCGATCCATACGGGTAGACAACATAATTATTCGGATGCGGATCTAGTTAAGCTCTTTAAAGAATTACTAAAAAAATAG
- a CDS encoding ABC transporter ATP-binding protein — protein MSLSIDHVTKRFGQFNAVSDLTIQVPKGEMFGMLGANGAGKTTTFRMMLGLLEPSEGKITWDQKKIDYSRTSIIGYLPEERGLYPKLTVREQLLYLGRLKGMKKAEIISSMKDWLEKFKVPEYETKKIEELSKGNQQKIQFIAAVLHRPELIILDEPFSGLDPLNVDLLKKAVNELKNEGATIVFSSHRMEHVEELCEHLCIMHKGSPVVHGKLKEIKQDFGKKNVVIRADYSLDFLKDQPGVTKYESNPNGARIQVEGMEIAKTLFALITEKGFVERFEVEEPSLHDIFVEKVGTTYE, from the coding sequence ATGAGTTTATCCATTGATCATGTAACAAAACGATTTGGTCAGTTTAATGCAGTAAGCGACTTAACGATTCAAGTACCAAAAGGTGAAATGTTTGGCATGCTTGGAGCTAACGGAGCGGGAAAAACCACAACTTTTAGAATGATGCTTGGTCTGTTAGAGCCTTCTGAAGGGAAAATTACGTGGGATCAAAAAAAGATTGATTATAGTCGCACAAGCATCATTGGCTATCTACCTGAGGAACGAGGTTTATATCCAAAGCTAACAGTAAGAGAACAACTGCTGTATCTAGGACGCCTAAAGGGCATGAAAAAAGCAGAGATCATAAGCTCCATGAAAGACTGGCTTGAGAAGTTTAAGGTGCCGGAATATGAGACAAAAAAGATCGAAGAATTGTCTAAAGGGAATCAACAAAAAATTCAATTTATCGCTGCTGTGTTGCATCGTCCAGAGCTAATTATTTTAGATGAACCTTTTAGCGGCCTGGATCCTCTAAATGTTGATTTGCTAAAAAAAGCAGTGAATGAGTTAAAAAATGAAGGGGCAACCATTGTCTTTTCTAGTCACCGGATGGAGCATGTGGAAGAGTTGTGTGAGCACTTATGTATCATGCATAAAGGTAGTCCTGTTGTTCATGGCAAGCTGAAAGAAATCAAACAAGACTTTGGCAAGAAAAATGTGGTCATACGTGCTGATTATTCTCTGGATTTCCTTAAAGATCAACCGGGTGTAACGAAGTACGAATCGAACCCAAATGGAGCGCGTATTCAAGTTGAGGGAATGGAGATTGCCAAAACATTGTTTGCTCTTATAACAGAAAAAGGCTTTGTGGAACGATTTGAAGTAGAAGAACCAAGC
- a CDS encoding MerR family transcriptional regulator, with product MSHDIPPRQACFPIRVVMEMTDLSARQIRYYEEQGLVKPDRNEGNQRMFSLFDIERLNTVKAYIEKGINIAGIKAIMSSDG from the coding sequence GTGAGTCATGACATCCCGCCTAGACAAGCATGTTTCCCTATTCGTGTAGTAATGGAGATGACGGATTTATCGGCAAGGCAAATCCGTTATTATGAGGAGCAGGGGCTTGTAAAGCCTGATCGTAATGAAGGAAATCAGCGTATGTTTTCATTATTTGATATTGAGCGGTTGAACACGGTGAAAGCTTATATTGAAAAAGGAATTAACATCGCAGGAATAAAAGCAATTATGTCTTCAGACGGTTGA
- a CDS encoding ATP-binding cassette domain-containing protein, protein MKPLTLSHVQKNIGSQQILQIESMDIEPGSIHVFVGNNGSGKTTLFHLIAGMIRTDSGTINRFNGLEPEERWKQKLSYMPQELGPHSYFSLKEIARLEMAAYTNWDEKLFNRLVSEFELPLKKKLDTFSVGMKKKAMTALALARPSKLLVMDEPLAGVDISGQEQLKKEWITYLEQDEQRTILFSTHTPSEVGEMADYIHFLKKGALDGPFEKDQLTEQYAYMWVEHAPGLASIPGVKKVQTTGKTSMLLSEDRELTEQMLTDQRYEIQQIQAVGIADILRTKLEE, encoded by the coding sequence ATGAAACCATTAACATTATCACACGTACAAAAGAACATTGGGTCGCAACAGATTCTTCAAATAGAGTCGATGGATATCGAGCCTGGAAGCATTCATGTATTTGTCGGCAATAATGGATCAGGAAAAACGACGCTGTTTCATCTGATTGCAGGTATGATTCGTACGGATTCTGGAACAATTAATCGGTTTAATGGGTTAGAGCCTGAAGAACGATGGAAACAAAAGCTTTCCTATATGCCACAAGAGTTAGGACCTCACTCGTATTTTTCATTAAAAGAGATCGCTCGTCTTGAAATGGCAGCATATACAAATTGGGACGAAAAATTGTTCAACAGACTCGTATCTGAGTTTGAACTGCCTCTTAAGAAAAAGCTCGATACATTCTCTGTTGGTATGAAAAAGAAGGCGATGACAGCCCTTGCCCTTGCACGCCCCTCCAAGCTACTCGTAATGGATGAACCTTTAGCTGGGGTTGATATTAGTGGCCAGGAGCAGTTAAAAAAAGAGTGGATCACCTATTTAGAGCAGGATGAGCAGCGTACGATTTTATTTTCAACACACACACCTAGTGAGGTTGGTGAAATGGCTGATTACATTCATTTTCTAAAAAAAGGAGCATTAGATGGTCCTTTTGAAAAAGACCAGCTTACTGAACAATATGCGTATATGTGGGTGGAACATGCGCCCGGTCTGGCAAGTATTCCAGGAGTGAAAAAAGTCCAAACAACAGGTAAAACATCCATGCTATTATCTGAGGATCGTGAATTAACAGAACAAATGCTTACTGATCAGCGCTATGAGATCCAACAAATTCAAGCTGTAGGTATCGCGGACATTTTACGAACAAAATTGGAAGAATAA
- a CDS encoding PucR family transcriptional regulator: MDKPLKQLESLSEIGEIIDCTSRELKRPVILESADFSLAAYHSYHIHQFDLANQQTIFSKKCPQHIYDKFLECGIIEKLQESEERFTVGQIEEIGLNARIVKTIRYKGEIQGYIWIQEHQQALTDTELQFFEASVNHLAQIMYESHVLKLAKSETADRVYQAALGNTISSKQKLQELAQQEGIPYTRHLVVTVISQAKEAPLPKRAEALRKIALPNSYVLTHKGQIIVLTGEYPTPFTIRSMLKALRHEVSDEEYAEMWMGISRSCLNLGELARGYQESLQVINVAEMLGDQPMDRREFLQLGMFRYLETFSHIQVETGYQNPDLLILERKDAVSQTEFIKTIELYLINNCRVKAASEQLFIHPNTLSYRLKQIQELTAIRFDNFNLKCQLLIDIMVLKKLRRDQN; the protein is encoded by the coding sequence ATGGACAAGCCTCTAAAACAGCTTGAATCTTTATCTGAGATTGGAGAAATTATTGATTGTACGAGTAGGGAACTAAAGCGACCAGTTATTCTTGAAAGTGCAGATTTTTCATTAGCCGCTTATCATTCCTACCATATACACCAATTCGATCTAGCTAATCAACAGACGATATTCTCGAAAAAATGTCCACAACACATATATGATAAGTTCTTAGAGTGCGGAATCATCGAAAAGTTACAAGAGAGTGAAGAGCGTTTTACTGTAGGACAGATTGAAGAAATAGGTCTTAACGCTAGGATTGTCAAAACGATTCGATACAAAGGAGAAATCCAAGGATACATATGGATTCAGGAGCATCAGCAGGCATTAACAGACACGGAGCTGCAATTTTTTGAAGCGTCCGTTAATCATCTTGCACAAATTATGTATGAGAGCCATGTTCTTAAGCTCGCAAAAAGTGAAACAGCAGACCGAGTGTATCAAGCGGCACTTGGTAACACCATCTCATCAAAACAAAAATTGCAGGAACTAGCGCAGCAAGAAGGCATTCCTTATACACGACATCTTGTTGTCACAGTGATATCACAAGCAAAAGAAGCACCACTTCCTAAAAGGGCAGAGGCACTACGTAAAATAGCTTTGCCGAATAGCTATGTGTTAACGCATAAAGGTCAAATTATTGTATTAACAGGTGAGTATCCGACCCCTTTTACCATTAGAAGTATGCTCAAAGCTCTAAGGCACGAGGTCAGTGACGAGGAATATGCCGAGATGTGGATGGGTATTAGCCGCTCTTGTTTAAATTTAGGTGAACTAGCCAGGGGTTATCAAGAATCGCTACAGGTTATTAACGTTGCAGAGATGCTTGGGGATCAACCTATGGACCGCAGAGAATTTTTGCAGCTTGGCATGTTTAGGTATTTGGAGACGTTTTCTCACATTCAAGTAGAAACAGGTTATCAAAATCCAGATCTTCTAATTCTTGAACGAAAAGACGCAGTCAGCCAAACAGAATTTATTAAAACAATTGAACTCTATTTAATTAATAATTGCCGAGTAAAAGCAGCTTCAGAACAGCTGTTTATCCACCCGAATACCTTGTCGTACCGTCTGAAACAAATTCAAGAGCTGACTGCTATCCGCTTTGATAACTTTAATCTTAAATGTCAGCTCCTCATTGATATTATGGTCTTAAAAAAGCTACGCCGTGATCAAAACTAG
- a CDS encoding cell wall hydrolase has product MAVIKASSSDIDVLARLMRAEAEGEGEQGMLMAGNVMVNRARVRCLDFSNVNTIPQVAFQSPGGFEAVQKGYFYQRARERDKRLARRLINGERFYPADNALWFFRPGGDCPATWYGQVNSGRYKSHCFYIPTQEDCTEVYNTF; this is encoded by the coding sequence ATGGCCGTTATAAAAGCGTCTTCAAGCGATATTGATGTGTTGGCTCGACTAATGAGGGCAGAGGCAGAGGGTGAAGGGGAACAAGGTATGCTGATGGCCGGAAATGTAATGGTGAACCGCGCAAGAGTTCGGTGTTTAGATTTTTCAAACGTAAATACCATTCCGCAAGTAGCCTTTCAATCTCCTGGTGGGTTTGAAGCTGTTCAAAAAGGTTATTTCTATCAACGTGCTCGTGAACGTGACAAACGTTTGGCTAGGCGATTAATTAACGGTGAGCGGTTTTATCCAGCAGATAATGCCTTGTGGTTTTTTCGACCTGGAGGAGATTGTCCTGCGACTTGGTATGGCCAGGTGAATTCAGGAAGGTATAAGTCGCACTGCTTTTATATTCCAACACAAGAAGATTGTACAGAAGTTTATAATACGTTCTAA
- a CDS encoding proline dehydrogenase family protein: MDALSRDFFLFLSKNRGLNFMAKRWGKSIATGNIIGGIDFDSSIKHIQQLNKNGIQVTVDHLGEFVMDEQVARERTQECIRTIETIAAKNLQTQVSVKLTSLGLDIDMNLVRENMHEIMKVASAHNILVTIDMENESRCEATLELFRELKQQYEQIGTVIQAYLYRSEADLQDLNELQPFIRLVKGAYKESAQVAHTEKEDIRENFKKLIRKQLEGGNYTAIATHDDEMVEFTKQLVKEDGIAKDQFEFQMLYGMRTKTQQVLKNEGYNVRIYMPYGDDWYGYFMRRLAEKPSNISFALKGLTKK, encoded by the coding sequence ATGGACGCTTTGAGCAGAGACTTTTTCTTATTTTTGTCTAAAAATCGTGGATTAAATTTTATGGCTAAAAGGTGGGGCAAATCAATTGCCACCGGAAACATTATTGGAGGAATTGATTTTGATTCATCCATTAAGCACATTCAACAATTGAATAAAAATGGCATTCAAGTAACCGTGGATCATTTAGGTGAGTTTGTGATGGATGAACAAGTTGCGCGTGAACGTACACAGGAATGTATACGTACGATTGAAACGATTGCAGCAAAGAATCTTCAAACACAAGTGTCGGTCAAACTTACTTCTCTTGGACTGGATATTGATATGAATCTAGTACGAGAGAATATGCACGAGATTATGAAAGTTGCTTCTGCCCATAACATCTTAGTCACAATTGATATGGAGAATGAGTCAAGATGTGAAGCGACGCTTGAGCTTTTTCGAGAATTAAAGCAGCAATATGAACAAATTGGTACGGTGATTCAAGCATATTTGTACCGTTCAGAGGCAGATTTGCAAGATTTAAATGAACTGCAGCCATTTATCCGCTTAGTCAAAGGTGCGTATAAGGAATCTGCTCAAGTCGCTCATACAGAGAAAGAAGATATTCGTGAAAATTTCAAAAAGCTCATCCGTAAGCAGCTTGAAGGTGGCAACTATACAGCGATTGCGACTCATGATGATGAGATGGTTGAATTCACTAAGCAATTGGTGAAGGAAGACGGAATTGCAAAGGATCAATTTGAATTCCAAATGCTCTATGGGATGCGTACAAAAACACAGCAGGTCCTAAAGAATGAAGGGTACAATGTACGAATTTATATGCCTTACGGGGATGATTGGTACGGGTACTTCATGAGAAGGTTAGCAGAAAAGCCTTCTAATATTAGTTTTGCATTAAAGGGATTAACCAAAAAATAA
- a CDS encoding DUF5327 family protein, with translation MNISAEHVVKNMEEQLNLLKQAIKQQDQQAIREYTSVIEGYCRLLKVSPTHVSTASLPTNSEKPTVPTTSTPIVQEEKEKPGSLFDF, from the coding sequence ATGAATATTTCTGCAGAGCATGTAGTGAAAAATATGGAAGAACAGCTTAACTTACTAAAGCAGGCAATCAAGCAACAAGATCAACAAGCCATTCGAGAGTACACATCGGTGATAGAAGGATATTGTCGATTACTAAAAGTTAGTCCAACTCACGTATCTACAGCTTCGTTGCCAACAAACTCCGAAAAACCTACTGTCCCAACAACATCTACCCCAATCGTTCAAGAAGAAAAAGAGAAACCAGGTAGCCTCTTTGATTTTTAA
- the pruA gene encoding L-glutamate gamma-semialdehyde dehydrogenase, whose product MTTPYRHEPFTDFSVKENQQAFEKALKTVNKEWLGKDYPLVINGERIITEDKIVSYNPAKKDEVIGSVSKATKELAEKAIESAATAFESWRYTKAEERANILFRAAAIVRRQKHEFSALLVKEAGKPWKEADADTAEAIDFLEYYARQMIELANGKPITSREGEYNQYIYTPTGVTVSIPPWNFLFAIMAGITVAPLVTGNTVVLKPASATPIIAARFVEVLEEAGVPNGVINFVPGSGSEVGDTLVDHPKTSIITFTGSREVGTRIFERAAVVHPGQQHLKQVIAEMGGKDTVVVDKDGDVELAAQSIFASAFGFAGQKCSAGSRAVVHADVYDEVLKRVIEITEEQTTGNPEKHSTYMGPVIDAASYEKIMGYIEIGKDEGRLVSGGTGDDSKGFFIQPTIFADVDPEARIMQEEIFGPVLAFSKVSSFDEALQVANNTEYGLTGAVITNNRAHIERAKQEFHVGNLYFNRNCTGAIVGYHPFGGFKMSGTDSKAGGPDYLTLHMNAKTVSETY is encoded by the coding sequence ATGACTACACCTTATAGACATGAGCCATTTACAGATTTCAGTGTAAAAGAAAACCAGCAAGCATTTGAGAAAGCTCTTAAAACCGTAAACAAGGAATGGCTTGGAAAAGATTATCCGCTTGTTATTAATGGGGAGCGAATTATTACAGAAGACAAGATTGTTTCTTACAATCCCGCTAAAAAAGACGAAGTGATCGGAAGTGTATCAAAAGCAACAAAAGAGTTAGCAGAGAAGGCGATTGAGTCTGCAGCTACAGCTTTTGAATCATGGAGATATACAAAAGCGGAAGAGCGTGCAAATATTTTATTCCGTGCAGCGGCGATTGTTCGTCGTCAGAAGCATGAGTTCTCGGCGTTGCTTGTGAAGGAAGCGGGTAAACCTTGGAAGGAAGCAGATGCTGATACAGCGGAAGCAATCGATTTCTTGGAGTATTATGCAAGACAGATGATTGAACTTGCAAATGGAAAACCAATTACTAGCCGTGAAGGGGAATACAATCAATATATCTACACGCCAACTGGTGTAACGGTGTCTATTCCACCTTGGAACTTCTTATTTGCGATCATGGCAGGTATTACAGTAGCTCCTCTTGTAACGGGGAACACGGTTGTTCTAAAGCCAGCTAGTGCAACTCCTATCATTGCCGCTCGTTTTGTTGAGGTTTTAGAGGAGGCAGGCGTGCCAAACGGAGTGATTAACTTTGTTCCTGGTAGTGGATCTGAGGTAGGGGACACACTTGTTGATCATCCGAAAACAAGTATTATTACTTTTACTGGGTCACGTGAAGTTGGAACGCGTATTTTTGAACGCGCGGCCGTTGTACATCCTGGACAGCAGCATCTAAAGCAAGTGATTGCTGAAATGGGTGGCAAGGACACTGTAGTTGTAGATAAAGACGGAGATGTTGAGCTTGCGGCTCAGTCTATTTTCGCATCAGCATTTGGATTTGCAGGTCAAAAGTGCTCGGCAGGATCAAGAGCGGTAGTACATGCAGACGTGTATGATGAAGTGTTAAAACGAGTGATTGAGATTACAGAGGAACAAACAACAGGAAATCCTGAGAAACACTCAACGTATATGGGTCCTGTCATTGATGCTGCTTCTTATGAAAAAATCATGGGTTACATTGAAATTGGCAAAGACGAGGGTCGTTTAGTCAGTGGAGGAACGGGTGATGACTCCAAAGGTTTCTTTATCCAACCAACGATCTTTGCTGATGTTGATCCTGAAGCACGTATCATGCAGGAAGAAATTTTTGGACCAGTCCTTGCATTCTCTAAGGTCTCAAGCTTTGATGAGGCGCTTCAGGTGGCAAATAATACGGAATATGGTTTAACAGGAGCTGTTATTACGAACAATCGTGCTCACATTGAACGTGCTAAGCAAGAATTCCATGTAGGAAATCTATACTTTAATCGTAATTGCACAGGTGCTATTGTTGGTTATCATCCATTTGGAGGGTTCAAAATGTCTGGGACCGATTCAAAAGCAGGTGGGCCAGATTACCTAACTTTGCACATGAATGCAAAAACAGTGAGTGAAACATACTAA